In one Streptomyces sp. T12 genomic region, the following are encoded:
- a CDS encoding IucA/IucC family protein — MDRVHLNPPPAAAADDDVAARADAHAVAPLLNCLLREVAEPHGGSGERQVYRLPGTGRLLRVLGGRRPAEPEVDAAGAWQRIGHTELVKLVADELRRHTGLSNHELPAEMIDSRDAVAALLTARARATPPDDPYLRSEQSLLTGHPYHPAPKARGGGPVAAWLPYAPEAHARFPLTLLGLREDMVVEEGDTSALDALGEAPPGYRLLPAHPWQLDLVDLAPAFADGRLIRLGTTGCDAWPTAAIRTLYVPERDLFLKFSLDVRITNDIRRLWRHDLLKLRRTDAAATAAFATGRAAWLSDRGYRTADFAFEELAVLVRDGFHDRLLPGTTPLLAAALVEGFEGSPLDSTADPAAWWEAYLGAVVPPALAAFAEHGVVLEAHLQNTLIAVDTDGIPVQALFRDAEGVKLLSDVSRPAGWQRLVYCLVVNHLCEVAAALAERHPGYDPWPAARRELARHDLPEIAGLLSAPTLPGKTNLLLRWSGADGADARYLPLPNSLAGRGNER, encoded by the coding sequence GTGGATCGCGTGCACCTCAACCCTCCACCCGCCGCCGCCGCCGACGACGACGTCGCGGCACGCGCCGACGCCCACGCGGTCGCGCCCCTGCTCAACTGCCTGCTGCGCGAAGTGGCCGAACCGCACGGGGGGTCCGGCGAGCGGCAGGTGTACCGGCTGCCCGGCACGGGCCGCCTGCTGCGGGTCCTCGGCGGACGGCGGCCGGCCGAGCCCGAGGTGGACGCGGCCGGCGCCTGGCAGCGCATCGGGCACACCGAGCTCGTCAAACTCGTCGCCGACGAACTGCGCCGCCACACCGGTCTGTCCAACCACGAACTGCCCGCCGAGATGATCGACAGCCGGGACGCGGTGGCGGCGTTGCTCACGGCACGCGCGCGTGCGACGCCGCCGGACGACCCGTACCTGCGCTCCGAGCAGTCCCTCCTCACCGGCCACCCCTACCACCCCGCCCCCAAGGCGCGCGGCGGCGGCCCGGTCGCGGCCTGGCTGCCGTACGCCCCCGAGGCACACGCCCGCTTCCCGCTGACGCTGCTCGGCCTGCGCGAGGACATGGTCGTGGAGGAGGGCGACACCTCCGCCCTGGACGCCCTCGGCGAGGCCCCGCCCGGCTACCGGCTGCTGCCCGCGCACCCCTGGCAGCTCGACCTGGTCGACCTCGCGCCGGCCTTCGCCGACGGTCGGCTGATCCGGTTGGGCACGACCGGCTGCGACGCCTGGCCCACGGCCGCGATCCGCACCCTGTACGTCCCCGAGCGCGACCTGTTCCTGAAGTTCAGCCTCGACGTGCGGATCACGAATGACATCCGCCGGCTGTGGCGCCACGACCTGCTGAAACTGCGCCGCACCGACGCTGCGGCCACGGCGGCCTTCGCCACCGGCCGCGCGGCCTGGCTGAGCGACCGCGGCTACCGCACCGCCGACTTCGCCTTCGAGGAACTCGCCGTCCTGGTCCGCGACGGCTTCCACGACCGACTGCTGCCCGGCACGACACCCCTGCTCGCCGCCGCCCTCGTGGAGGGCTTCGAGGGGAGCCCGCTCGACAGTACGGCGGACCCGGCGGCCTGGTGGGAGGCGTACCTCGGCGCGGTCGTACCGCCCGCCCTCGCTGCCTTCGCCGAGCACGGCGTCGTGCTGGAGGCGCACCTGCAGAACACGCTGATCGCCGTGGACACCGACGGCATCCCGGTGCAGGCCCTGTTCCGGGACGCCGAGGGCGTGAAGCTGCTGTCGGACGTCTCCCGCCCGGCCGGGTGGCAGCGGCTGGTGTACTGCCTGGTCGTGAACCATCTGTGCGAGGTCGCGGCCGCCCTCGCCGAGCGACACCCCGGGTACGACCCGTGGCCCGCCGCCCGCCGCGAACTGGCCCGCCACGACCTCCCCGAGATCGCCGGCCTGCTGTCGGCCCCCACCCTCCCCGGCAAGACCAACCTGCTGCTGCGCTGGTCGGGCGCGGACGGCGCCGACGCCCGCTACCTGCCTCTCCCGAACTCCCTGGCGGGCAGAGGGAACGAGAGGTGA